The following nucleotide sequence is from Cygnus atratus isolate AKBS03 ecotype Queensland, Australia chromosome 15, CAtr_DNAZoo_HiC_assembly, whole genome shotgun sequence.
CCCCAGAATTTTTGCATCTTGGCAAAGACCGGCTGCCAGGAAAGCCTGGCAAGTGCAGGGACAAATTCTCCCAGCAGCTCGCCTGCCCTGTACGAGTGCGCTGCAGGCAGGTGTGCCCAGCGGAGGAGCAGACAGGATTTGGCCCCGTCTGCCTCCCTCGGGCACGTACAAGGTGACCCTGGGCTGGGCTCGGCTGAGGCCGTTTCTCACGGCGTGCAGGGCGCCGGAGAGTTCCCTCCTTGGGAGCCCTGGGAAAAGAGGAACATAAAGGGAGCCCTGTCAGCAGTCACAGTCCCACTGAGCTTTATAAAGGGTTGCCTGCGAAAATCCAGGAGCTGTGACAGACCGGCAGCACCACCCACCCGGTGGTtgcccccccagcacagcccccagggACGCCGGGAACTGCAGCAGTTTTCCAGCAAGGCAGGGCACAGCCCGAGGGGCTTTACACCCAGCAAAAAGGTGGGTACATGGAAACAGGCAGCCGAGGAAGGGGCACGGGGAGGAAAATGCTGCTACTCCAActttctgccctgctgcagctccagacAGTTTTCTGGTTAAGTCTTGGTAGGACTGAGACGAccccaaaaaaatcagatcagCTTGTGAGCGTGCATGGCCCTTCGCAGCCTCAGTCCTGCAATTACAGCTCTGAAAGGAGGGGAagctgcagagaagggaaaggaactGCCCCTCCAGCCGTGCCGGCAAAGCAGAGCACGCTCAGGCCCTCGGGACCTCCGCTTCCGAAGCAGACCTGGACTTCCTCCTGCTGGTCAGGCTGGCCAGGACCGAGTCCTCGCTGAAAGCCCCTTCGAAGGTTGACAGGATGGACTGGCGGAACTTCTCCTTGAAATCCGGCCCCACAAACACGTACAGGATGGGGTTGATGCAGCTGTTGAAGAAGGCAAGGCTGGAAACCAAGGGGATCCCTATGTAAAGGGCCATTTTCATCTCGTGGCTGGAAGAGTTTTTGGATATTTCTAGCAAGGAGAAGACGTGATAGGGgaaataacagaggaaaaacgAGGCCGTGACAGCAATGATAATTCTGTACGGCTTGGCGGAGCTGGCTAACTGCCTGCTTTTCAGCTTGACGGCCACGATGCTGTAGCAGAGGAGGATCACCGTGAAGGGGATGAGGAAGCCGCAGAGGAATCGGGTTATGATCATCGCTTTGTGCCGCATCCTCCACAGCCTCCGCGTTGCCTCGGACGTGTAGTCATCGGACAGCGCGAAATTATTGTAGCAGCTGGTGACGTTCCTGGAGCTGACCACGGTGTCACGGAAGACGAGGTAGGGGGAGCTGAGGAGGAGGGCCAGGACCCACGTCCCCAGAGCAATCCTGGCCGCCAGCTCCGGGCTCCTGCGGTTGTGCGACCACACGGGAAAGGCCACGGACACGCAGCGGTCCATGCTGATGACCGTCAGGAGGAAGACGCTGGCGAACATGTTGAGGAAGGCGATGGTGCTGTTCAGCTTGCACAGGAGCTTCCCAAAGGGCCAGTGGAAGCCCAGCGCGGTGTAGGCGATGCTGAGGGGCAGGAAGAAGGTGAAGATGAAGTCGGCGATGGCCAGGTTGAGGAACCACACCGAGTTCACCGTCTTCTTCATCTTGAAGCCCGCAATCCAGATGACGAGGCCGTTGCCCGTCACCCCCAGCAAACAGGCGACGCTGTACACCACCATGGAGAGGACGTGCATGCTCTTCTGGAGGCCGGAGTAGTGATCGTGGGCAGTGGCGTTCCCAGGAGGCACGGTGGGGGAAGTGCCCGGGAAGGGCGATGGGGAAGAAGAGACGCCCTCCATCGCCGCAGGCCAGAGTCCTGAAATCGCAGCAGCACACACTGCTATTAGCTGCAGCTCCTACAGCTCAGGAGAGCAAGTCTTTGCTAGCAACTGTACACAAAATGTATATACAAAGCTGGAATATCCATTTAATATAACTTCATAACAACCATCCTTCTCTATAGCGTCTGCAAAGCTTCAGAATGGCAGAAAAACGTTTGTGAGGCGCAAAGAATTCAAGCAGGATTGAGCAGGATCCCAGTGAACCAAAACAGAGGGAGGAGGGTACTCTGAATGCCTTGGGCTGATCTGATCCCGACACGTCCCAGAAGGGACGGTACTGACAAGAAGGGGAGCCATCTGAGCAGAAACTCAGCAACCGCGGGGGCAACCCCCACTGCTGCAAGCAAAAACCCAGGGATGCATCAAGACAAAACCAGTTACACGTCTCCTGGGAAGTCCCTGCTTCCCTGCAAAGCTCGTCACCACTGGGTGACTGTTGGTGGGCTGACCGCCAGCCCACCAACACTGCGACACATTTTaagccagaaaataaatgatgataaaatagattttttttgcttgcagcTCCTTCCATGCCTGAAGGCCCACAGCAGCCTGGGcactgtggggcagggggggtggCATGGCCTGTGAACGGCCACACGGCCCCGCCACCGCTCTGCACGTCTCAGGAACCACCACCGCCCGAGAAACCAGCCCAGGTTTTGCTGTCGGTGGTGTCAGAGCACCCCCGGACAGCCCACAGCAGCTGTCAGGGGCCAAAACCAGAACCGTGGAAACCCAAATCGCACAGCTGTGACAAACCCCTTTGGATGAGCAATGCCaaataaagacagtaaaaagCTTCTAGACTGATGAAGCTAAAACACCGTTCCTTCGACAAATACCTTCTGAGGACGTGTCCTCTGCTAGGCAGAGCGATACCCAAGGTGTGTCCTGGTGCAACAGCCAGTCCTTTACCCAAAAACCTGCCTCCACGAGCTTGTGCTTCCCCGTGGCCGGCACCTGCCTCGGTAGGACCCACCACAGCGCCGTGCTCCTCGCCGCTCTCCCTCTGGCTCTGCTCTGTCCCCCCGTCTGACTCCCCTTTGAGACACCGCTCCTCTCCGCCGTGACTCACGGTGCCTCGCTCCATTTTTCCATGGCTCGGGCCCACGAGGCGTTTAGTAGGATCCCTCACTCCCTACCCTCGTTCCCCATTTTACGGTGCCTCGATTTAACCCCTGAAGCTCTGCCTGGGGCACGGCCTCTCAGGCCAGGTTGGCCAACCCACCTTGGGCCCGAAGCGTGAAGACACCACCACCCCACGCCCACCCGTGGGCCTCCCCCTGGGGCACCCCTCACCCCACAAAGCTCCACGGAGGGGTCGGGGCGCGCTGTGCTCCCCGCACCCTCACCCGCAGCCCACGCCACGACCCTGCCCCATGCCCAGCGGGACCCCCGAGCTCAGGACCCCACTCCGGCCATCACCCTATAcccgggggggccgggaggggcaGCTGGGAGCCCCGCAGCcggtggggacatggggtgccgggggggtcAGGGTGCCCTGGGGGGGCTCCGGGTGCCGGGGGGGGTCGGGGTGCCCGGGGGGTGCCCGGGGCCGAGCCCCCCGTGGCCGCCCAAGGTGACCCGTGCCCGGCGCGCCACGTGCCGGCAGCGCCTCCCGCCACGCCTCGGCAGCGACCAAtgggaggcggcggcggggagcggggcgcgcCGCGGATTGGCGGAGGAGCTTCCGGGGCCGTTGCACTACTTCATTGAGGAAAGGCGGGGCGAGGCGCTGATTGGTGGAGGCGCGGAGGGGGCGTGCCCGAGCTGCCTAGGGTAGGCGCGCGGCTTCCCGCGCGGAACCGGAGCGGGACCCGCGCCGTGATCGGGGCTGGGATCGGGAGCAGGATCCGGATCAGGGATCGGGACCAGGATCGGGCCGGTAGGGGCCGTGCGGGGCCGGCACCGGGGTCAGGGCCGGGGGTGGCgggatgggaaggggcagctgctggccccCCCCGCAGCCTTGCGCGGCCCCGGGAGCCTGCCCgaagccagcccctgccccttcctCGCCGCCACCCGGCTCCAGCGGCTTGGCACAGGCTGGGCACAGGCGAGCCAAGCGGGGCGCTTAATAACCCGCTCACGGCTCCGTGCTAGCCGGCCGGGGGCACGGATAACGAGGCGAGCTGCGtgcagccgggggggggagcggggctgtcACGGCTGCTCCAGGGCTTGGGGGCTGCGTGGTGACACTCGCAGCGGTCACCCTGCGTTTAAAAGGTGAGActaagagagagggaaaggtgtCGCTAAAGCTGCCGATCTGTTTTGCTCCGCTAAAACCTTGGACAGGGTAGGGGAAGCCCCATGAAGCTGGCTGGGCAGTGCCCGGGGGGGTCGGCGGTGGGAAGGTGCCCAAAACGGCCAAATCCACAACTAACAAACCGATCTGAAAGCGGCAGGGAAATATCGAGAGCCCTCAGTGCCTTCCGCCCCCAGCAGGCCCAAGCTGTGGTCGCTCCCCCAGCATTTCTGGGGAAGATGCAGGACGGGAGCAGACCACGCAGGGGCACGGTGcagaagcccccagccccgctgccagcccacGCACGTGCCACCAGCTCCCCTCTCCGCTTGCAGGTGACGTTGGACACGGCAGCAGATGGCGAACTCGGCAGCGAACTCGGGCCTCCCTAGCGCGGAGCTCTGGGCCTCCCACAACAAGATGGTGATGGAGCCGCTCGACAGCAACGACCCGGAGGTGAGAGCCCCTTCATGGCGCAGCAGCCGCTGGGGACAGCGACCTCCTCGGGACAGGGACAGGGCCCAAGGCTGAGCTGGCGGGACTCGTCCATCCTCTGTGCGAGAGGAGAGAGGGCATCCTCCAGCCACCTGCAGCCACGGGGCTGTAACTTCAGGTCTGCTGCTCACACGCCCCTGCCTGAGGCTCAGACATCTGTGCCAGGCCCAGCTTTTGCTGTAGCCAGCCAGCAGTTGCCCTTGACACTAACCCAAGTGCCAGCTGAATTATCTGATGGCTGTATGGCAGCTTGAAGCCCCAAGATGTGGCAGGACACATGTGAACTGCTGGGATCAGCTGCACCCAGACGGgatctcctctccctcctgcagtACCTTTCCAGGCTGCTCTCCGTTGCCCTGTCTCTTCTGAGGGTACATCCCGAGCACCCCACCTGCACGCAGTCAGCACaaacaaagctgtttctctcccctcccaaaGGTGCACAGCATCATCAAGAAGGAGAAGCAGCggcagaggctggggctggagctgatCGCGTCGGAGAACTTTGCGAGCCGAGCGGTCCTGGAGGCCCTGGGATCCTGCCTGAACAACAAATACTCCGAGGGCTACCCAGGACAGAGGtagggggctggggagagcctGACCCACTCCAAAGCCTcgcagggaagggagaggaaccACCCACACCGCCACGTCCCCCTCGAGACCTTATCTCTGGGAAGGAAGCCAcgtcctggtgctggcagccaaGCTCCCCCAGGGCAGGATTTGACCCTCTCAGCTCCTGTCCTTGGCCACATACTGGACGATCTCAGCAGGGTCAAAGCTGTGGCAGCTGCTGTAAACACAGCACCCTCCTGTTCTCCCCCACTGGCACAGCACCGGGCACACGTTTCTAAATAAATGGTTCGGTTTTAATCCCCTGAGGTTTGCTCTCAGCAAACACCAACCCCGCTGTAACCCGTGCCCTATTTTCCGGCAGGTACTACGGCGGGACCGAGTTCGTAGACGAGCTGGAAAGGCTGTGTCAGAAGCGAGCCCTGCAGGCGTACCGCCTCGACCCCCAGAAGTGGGGCGTCAACGTCCAGCCCTACTCAGGTAACGGTGCTGTCGGGagagccaggctgggctgcGCCATCCCGACGCCCGTAACCGCCCCGGTGTGCTCCCACCGCAGGGTCCCCCGCCAACTTCGCCGTGTACACGGCCTTGGTGGAGCCTCACGGCAGGATCATGGGGCTGGACCTGCCCGACGGGGGGCACCTGACGCACGGGTTCATGACGGAGAAGAAGAAGATCTCTGCCACCTCTGTCTTCTTCGAGTCCATGCCCTACAAGGTATGGACGGAGAGCTGCTCCGGCTGGAGCCAGGGCACAGCCGTCGTAATTTCAAGAGGCAGTGTTGCttaacagcaacagcagctgatCTCCAGCCACACCGAGGTGGCTGagtcctcctcttctcctcccaggTCAACCCCAAGACGGGTTACATCGATTACGACCGCCTGGAGGAGAACGCCCGCCTGTTCCACCCCAAGCTGATCATAGCAGGTAGGGATCAGCCCTTAAAACAAACTGGGGTCGCTCCCTGATGCCAGCGGGCTCCTGCAGATGACTGCAGCGCCAAGAGGCCTCTGACACATCCATGCCGGCAGGAGCTCGTGTCCTCACCTGGGTtatcctgagctgcatcccGGGCTGTCCCagggccccccagcaccctctcGTGTCCCCAGCACGTGCCATCTCCCCGCAGGCGTCAGCTGCTACTCGCGCAACCTGGACTACGCCCGCATGCGGAAGATCGCCGACGCCAACGGCGCCTACCTCATGGCCGACATGGCCCACATCAGCGGGCTGGTGGCCGCCGGCGTCGTGTCCTCGCCCTTCGACCACTGCGACGTCGTCTCCACCACCACGCACAAGACCctgcggggctgcagggccggCATGATCTTCTACCGCAAAGGTGCCTGAGCTGCCCGGGGGAGCTGCGAGTCCGAGCTCCTTCCTGCTCCAGCGGGAAGGGCAGGAAGGTCTGGGGCCTCCTGCGAGCAGCTGGGGAGCTTCAGAGGCCCGGAGCTGAAGAGGAACGACCTCGGCTCCTTCTCTGAGTCGCCACGGGGCGAAAGAagggggctgagctgcctggtgagccccgccgccctcccctcCCGCAGGCACCCGCAGCGTGGACCCCAAGACGGGCAAGGAAACGCTCTACAACCTGGAGAGCCTCATCAACCAGGCGGTCTTCcccgggctgcaggggggccCGCACAACCACGCCATCGCAGGTACACAGCGCCGGGCTGGCTGCCCGGACTTGCGCTGGCAGTGCCGCACATCCCCACCAGCTCTCCCGAAGACCCTCCAACAACTTTTGGAAGCCCCCCAGAACTcagccctccccccccgccccccccccgccccgggcttTGCCTCCCCGCAGGGATCGCCGTGGCGCTGCGGCAGGCCATGACGCCCGAGTTCAAGGCGTACCAGCAGCAGGTGGTGGCCAACTGCAGGGCGCTCTCGGCAGCGCTGATGGAGCTGGGCTACGACATTGTCACGGGTAAGGAGCGCTCGGGGTCACCGGCACGGGGCCGGCTCCTGCGCACGGTCCCAGGTCCAAGCCAGGCCTCCAGGGTGTACGTGCACAGACGCGACGGGCAGGGCGCTGCTGTAGCCGTTCCTCAGGACTCCATGAAACTATTTCTTACCAGCTTTGCtaagcagccccttccccaggaaGGCACCCTTCTGCCCTCCAGCTCCGGGGCAGGCCCTGGTGAATTTCCCACGCCTTTTCTTGCTTTAGTCTTGATCGGGAGCAGTCTTTACCCCAACCTCCCGTCTTCGCAGGGGGCTCCGACAACCACCTCATTCTCCTGGACCTGCGCAGCAGAGGCACGGACGGTGGCCGGGCCGAGCGGGTGCTGGAGCTCTGTTCCATCGCCTGCAACAAGAACACGTGCCCCGGTAGGTGCCCTGTTTCCCCCgtgcctcctgctcccagctggccCCCAGGCCACGCAGAGCTCCCCACGGcgctcccagccccggggggccAGGCCAAGTCCCCGCACATGGCGGTCACGGTGCCCGGCCCGGTCACTCCCTCGTTCTGCTGCAGGCGACGTCAGCGCCCTGCGCCCCAGCGGTCTGCGCTTCGGGACGCCGGCTCTCACCTCCCGCGGCTTCCAGCAGGATGATTTCCGCATGGTGGCTCAGTACAtccacagaggtgaggctggggCAGCCAGGACACCAGGGACCAGGCTCGTGGGCGTGCAGAGCCGAGtcgcagctccagctgcagcctgggcactGCCCGGCTCCTCCAGGAGAGCCGCTGCACTGGCAGCAGGCAAGATGTGGGCTAAGCTGGGCAGCTTCCCCCCAGCAACTGGCGAGGGAGAGCACACGAGCGAGGAatccctgtcccagctgcacATCTGGATGCGGGAGAGGACATCTGGCCCCAGCTGGGGCCAGCCCAaccctctgcagcctccccccTACACTGGCAGGGGGCTGGATTAGAACCGCACTTCTGGCAGCCTCGGTGCAGCTGTCCTCACGGGTCCCCCGGTTCCCATTTCCCGGGACAGGACATGTTATGGGGCAGCGAGTGCCTCGCAGCCTTGCTCCTCCTCTTTCGAGCACCtcggggagcagccccagccctatGAGAGCTGGGATTCCCCacggcagggctgggagagccGCTGGATGCAGCGGCTGCGGGCGCAGGCGGCGGTGCTGCGGCCGTGAGGGCTGAGCCAGGCGTCTTCCCCCCCGCAGGGATCGAGCTGACGCTGCGGGTGCAGAGCGACATGAGCCCCAAGGCCACGCTGAAGGAGTTCAAGGAGAAACTGGAGGAGGAGCAATACCAGAAGGAGCTCAAGGCACTGAAGGTGGAGGTGGAAGCCTTCGCAGCGACCTTCCCGCTCCCAGGGCTGCCTGTCCTGTAAGGGGAAGCACCCAGAGCCACGAACCCAGGACCACGGCGCGCACACACCCCCAGTCCCCGAGCCCAGCgccccagagcctcctccctgctgctggcagtggctCCGCGCAGCAGATCCCAGCAGATCCTCGTTCGGCTCTTCTTCCTCACCCCGTTTCGGAGGCAGGAACCCCTCTGAGCACAGCCCCCGCAGGGGCACACCaccccttccagcagcagacGTTACCGGCGGGTCTGAGCAGAAGGAAACCCCCAGCCTCAGACGGATTTGGGTTTCATCCAGCTCTGCCCGGCTGcgggagcagcagaggaggttACAGCCCTGCCTGGCATGGTTATCTTTGCCAAAACCCCCCCCGCCcagggtggctggggggggggtggaaaaaatgtgaatcCACCCCCAGGAGCCAGCACCTTAAAAAGCCTTCCTGGCTTCAGCATCCCAGACTTGCCTTTGGACGCGTGCACCAGCTCTGCCTTCGTGCTTGCCAGCCTCCACGTGCCTTGACAAGGCCAAGCCTCGTCGCAAATCCCCCAGGAACAGCCCTCCTGGGCCTGCCGGGCCACCTCCACTGCTAGCACCAGCCCGAGGCTCCAGGGGTTTCTCAGACCTTCGGTGGAACCATTTTTTAATGAGCACAGTAATAATCAAGGAGTTAACCACAACGTATGACAAGAATTATAAGCTTTAAAGAATACaaccaatttttctttttttttttttttgtatttcaaaaatatctgaacccaaataaataatttttttttttttttaaaagtacatttctcAGACTAGTCATTTGGTGTTAACGTCTGTTAAACTCTTGTGCAGGAACGCTTACGGCACGACACCGAGACATGCTTCTGGGATTTCTCCCGGTCACACTCGCTCTAACTACTGACGCAAGCATTCGGCACACACAGGCACGCACACGTAACTCAACATGCAGGAATAGGAtacagtgctttaaaataagatGAGAATTCATCGCAGCCTCCTGGCGGCCCTCGGAGGCAGCTCTGagcccagccccatccccatccaCGCTCGCCCCGTGCCGGGGCGAGCAGCGGGGCTGGGTACCCTGTGTTTCTGCCTTCCAGTTAAACGCACCTCGGCGAGCAGCGGGCAGGTTTGTGACCCCTGCGGCTCCGGCAGCGAGTGCTAAGCTCCCTCGAGTACCAGGGTAGGGGCTGTCGCTCAGCCTGACGTTGTGCTTTCGGGGCACAGCGCGGAGCAGGCACTCTCCTTCAGCCCGTGCAGCCTGCCGAATTGCCGATCGATCACGTAGGTGCCTTTCCAAAACACTGCTACGAGCCCCGTGTCCCGCAGTGGggcctgcccagctctccaagaCACCAAACCAGCAGCGGGGCCTCCAGTGCTGAATGAAAACCGAAAAACGTGCCTGGGAGGAGGGAGCCGTcagctctccctcctccagcGCCTCTCCCACCCCTTCCAAAATGGTTAATATTGCTCGAGTATAGGCAGTGCTTCCCTAGCCAAGGCAAGACAGCTCAG
It contains:
- the LOC118256365 gene encoding chemerin-like receptor 1, which produces MEGVSSSPSPFPGTSPTVPPGNATAHDHYSGLQKSMHVLSMVVYSVACLLGVTGNGLVIWIAGFKMKKTVNSVWFLNLAIADFIFTFFLPLSIAYTALGFHWPFGKLLCKLNSTIAFLNMFASVFLLTVISMDRCVSVAFPVWSHNRRSPELAARIALGTWVLALLLSSPYLVFRDTVVSSRNVTSCYNNFALSDDYTSEATRRLWRMRHKAMIITRFLCGFLIPFTVILLCYSIVAVKLKSRQLASSAKPYRIIIAVTASFFLCYFPYHVFSLLEISKNSSSHEMKMALYIGIPLVSSLAFFNSCINPILYVFVGPDFKEKFRQSILSTFEGAFSEDSVLASLTSRRKSRSASEAEVPRA
- the SHMT1 gene encoding serine hydroxymethyltransferase, cytosolic isoform X3; translation: MANSAANSGLPSAELWASHNKMVMEPLDSNDPEVHSIIKKEKQRQRLGLELIASENFASRAVLEALGSCLNNKYSEGYPGQRYYGGTEFVDELERLCQKRALQAYRLDPQKWGVNVQPYSGNGAVGRARLGCAIPTPVTAPVCSHRRVPRQLRRVHGLGGASRQDHGAGPARRGAPDARVHDGEEEDLCHLCLLRVHALQGQPQDGLHRLRPPGGERPPVPPQADHSRRQLLLAQPGLRPHAEDRRRQRRLPHGRHGPHQRAGGRRRRVLALRPLRRRLHHHAQDPAGLQGRHDLLPQRHPQRGPQDGQGNALQPGEPHQPGGLPRAAGGPAQPRHRRYTAPGWLPGLALAVPHIPTSSPEDPPTTFGSPPELSPPPPPPPRPGLCLPAGIAVALRQAMTPEFKAYQQQVVANCRALSAALMELGYDIVTGGSDNHLILLDLRSRGTDGGRAERVLELCSIACNKNTCPGDVSALRPSGLRFGTPALTSRGFQQDDFRMVAQYIHRGIELTLRVQSDMSPKATLKEFKEKLEEEQYQKELKALKVEVEAFAATFPLPGLPVL
- the SHMT1 gene encoding serine hydroxymethyltransferase, cytosolic isoform X4 is translated as MANSAANSGLPSAELWASHNKMVMEPLDSNDPEVHSIIKKEKQRQRLGLELIASENFASRAVLEALGSCLNNKYSEGYPGQRYYGGTEFVDELERLCQKRALQAYRLDPQKWGVNVQPYSGSPANFAVYTALVEPHGRIMGLDLPDGGHLTHGFMTEKKKISATSVFFESMPYKVNPKTGYIDYDRLEENARLFHPKLIIAGVSCYSRNLDYARMRKIADANGAYLMADMAHISGLVAAGVVSSPFDHCDVVSTTTHKTLRGCRAGMIFYRKGTRSVDPKTGKETLYNLESLINQAVFPGLQGGPHNHAIAGIAVALRQAMTPEFKAYQQQVVANCRALSAALMELGYDIVTGKERSGSPARGRLLRTVPGPSQASRVYVHRRDGQGAAVAVPQDSMKLFLTSFAKQPLPQEGTLLPSSSGAGPGEFPTPFLALVLIGSSLYPNLPSSQGAPTTTSFSWTCAAEARTVAGPSGCWSSVPSPATRTRAPATSAPCAPAVCASGRRLSPPAASSRMISAWWLSTSTEGSS
- the SHMT1 gene encoding serine hydroxymethyltransferase, cytosolic isoform X1; protein product: MANSAANSGLPSAELWASHNKMVMEPLDSNDPEVHSIIKKEKQRQRLGLELIASENFASRAVLEALGSCLNNKYSEGYPGQRYYGGTEFVDELERLCQKRALQAYRLDPQKWGVNVQPYSGNGAVGRARLGCAIPTPVTAPVCSHRRVPRQLRRVHGLGGASRQDHGAGPARRGAPDARVHDGEEEDLCHLCLLRVHALQGQPQDGLHRLRPPGGERPPVPPQADHSRRQLLLAQPGLRPHAEDRRRQRRLPHGRHGPHQRAGGRRRRVLALRPLRRRLHHHAQDPAGLQGRHDLLPQRHPQRGPQDGQGNALQPGEPHQPGGLPRAAGGPAQPRHRRYTAPGWLPGLALAVPHIPTSSPEDPPTTFGSPPELSPPPPPPPRPGLCLPAGIAVALRQAMTPEFKAYQQQVVANCRALSAALMELGYDIVTGKERSGSPARGRLLRTVPGPSQASRVYVHRRDGQGAAVAVPQDSMKLFLTSFAKQPLPQEGTLLPSSSGAGPGEFPTPFLALVLIGSSLYPNLPSSQGAPTTTSFSWTCAAEARTVAGPSGCWSSVPSPATRTRAPVGALFPPCLLLPAGPQATQSSPRRSQPRGARPSPRTWRSRCPARSLPRSAAGDVSALRPSGLRFGTPALTSRGFQQDDFRMVAQYIHRGIELTLRVQSDMSPKATLKEFKEKLEEEQYQKELKALKVEVEAFAATFPLPGLPVL
- the SHMT1 gene encoding serine hydroxymethyltransferase, cytosolic isoform X2, whose product is MANSAANSGLPSAELWASHNKMVMEPLDSNDPEVHSIIKKEKQRQRLGLELIASENFASRAVLEALGSCLNNKYSEGYPGQRYYGGTEFVDELERLCQKRALQAYRLDPQKWGVNVQPYSGSPANFAVYTALVEPHGRIMGLDLPDGGHLTHGFMTEKKKISATSVFFESMPYKVNPKTGYIDYDRLEENARLFHPKLIIAGVSCYSRNLDYARMRKIADANGAYLMADMAHISGLVAAGVVSSPFDHCDVVSTTTHKTLRGCRAGMIFYRKGTRSVDPKTGKETLYNLESLINQAVFPGLQGGPHNHAIAGIAVALRQAMTPEFKAYQQQVVANCRALSAALMELGYDIVTGKERSGSPARGRLLRTVPGPSQASRVYVHRRDGQGAAVAVPQDSMKLFLTSFAKQPLPQEGTLLPSSSGAGPGEFPTPFLALVLIGSSLYPNLPSSQGAPTTTSFSWTCAAEARTVAGPSGCWSSVPSPATRTRAPVGALFPPCLLLPAGPQATQSSPRRSQPRGARPSPRTWRSRCPARSLPRSAAGDVSALRPSGLRFGTPALTSRGFQQDDFRMVAQYIHRGIELTLRVQSDMSPKATLKEFKEKLEEEQYQKELKALKVEVEAFAATFPLPGLPVL
- the SHMT1 gene encoding serine hydroxymethyltransferase, cytosolic isoform X6, whose amino-acid sequence is MANSAANSGLPSAELWASHNKMVMEPLDSNDPEVHSIIKKEKQRQRLGLELIASENFASRAVLEALGSCLNNKYSEGYPGQRYYGGTEFVDELERLCQKRALQAYRLDPQKWGVNVQPYSGSPANFAVYTALVEPHGRIMGLDLPDGGHLTHGFMTEKKKISATSVFFESMPYKVNPKTGYIDYDRLEENARLFHPKLIIAGVSCYSRNLDYARMRKIADANGAYLMADMAHISGLVAAGVVSSPFDHCDVVSTTTHKTLRGCRAGMIFYRKGTRSVDPKTGKETLYNLESLINQAVFPGLQGGPHNHAIAGGSDNHLILLDLRSRGTDGGRAERVLELCSIACNKNTCPGDVSALRPSGLRFGTPALTSRGFQQDDFRMVAQYIHRGIELTLRVQSDMSPKATLKEFKEKLEEEQYQKELKALKVEVEAFAATFPLPGLPVL
- the SHMT1 gene encoding serine hydroxymethyltransferase, cytosolic isoform X5, encoding MANSAANSGLPSAELWASHNKMVMEPLDSNDPEVHSIIKKEKQRQRLGLELIASENFASRAVLEALGSCLNNKYSEGYPGQRYYGGTEFVDELERLCQKRALQAYRLDPQKWGVNVQPYSGSPANFAVYTALVEPHGRIMGLDLPDGGHLTHGFMTEKKKISATSVFFESMPYKVNPKTGYIDYDRLEENARLFHPKLIIAGVSCYSRNLDYARMRKIADANGAYLMADMAHISGLVAAGVVSSPFDHCDVVSTTTHKTLRGCRAGMIFYRKGTRSVDPKTGKETLYNLESLINQAVFPGLQGGPHNHAIAGIAVALRQAMTPEFKAYQQQVVANCRALSAALMELGYDIVTGGSDNHLILLDLRSRGTDGGRAERVLELCSIACNKNTCPGDVSALRPSGLRFGTPALTSRGFQQDDFRMVAQYIHRGIELTLRVQSDMSPKATLKEFKEKLEEEQYQKELKALKVEVEAFAATFPLPGLPVL